DNA from Actinoplanes sp. SE50/110:
GGGCGCCGTGGCGGTCGGCTCGGGCGCCCTGGTGGTGACCAGCGCCCACCTGGTCCGCTCCGGCCTCTACCTGGTCGTCTCGCTGGGCGCGATCGCCGGCCTCTACCTGGTCCTCGGCGCCGAACTGGTCGCCTGGACCCAGGTGCTGGTCTATGTCGGCGCGGTGGTCGTGCTGCTGCTGTTCGCGGTGATGCTGACCCGCGCCCCGATCGGCCCGAGCCCCGACCTGGACCGGCCCGCCGGCCCCTCCGCCCTGATCGGCGCCGGTGTCGGTCTCGGCCTGGCCGCCCTGTTCGCCGACGCCTTCCGCTGGATCGAATATCCGCGGGCCGCCCCCGGCACCGCTGAGCGGATCGG
Protein-coding regions in this window:
- a CDS encoding NADH-quinone oxidoreductase subunit J, with translation MTVADVLMLALGAVAVGSGALVVTSAHLVRSGLYLVVSLGAIAGLYLVLGAELVAWTQVLVYVGAVVVLLLFAVMLTRAPIGPSPDLDRPAGPSALIGAGVGLGLAALFADAFRWIEYPRAAPGTAERIGAQVFGTWVLPFEVLSILLLSALVGAIVLSRPDIGRRTGHPSAPGETTDRQTDEDEEVPA